A window from Gossypium raimondii isolate GPD5lz chromosome 7, ASM2569854v1, whole genome shotgun sequence encodes these proteins:
- the LOC128042494 gene encoding uncharacterized protein LOC128042494, translated as MLRSCVIDFRGSWEDYLPLAEFAYNNSYQSSIQMAPYKALYGRRCHTPLCWTELGEQRVLGLELVSDTEDKVRWILDQLRAASDRQKPYADLKRREIEFSVGDFVFLKVSPWKKIHNVFHVSMLRRYCSDHTHIILVEDIEVRPDLTFEEEPVQILERDVKVLRRKSIPFVKVFRRNHSSEEAMWEPKDAMRQQYPHLF; from the exons atgttgagaagttgtgtGATTGACTTCCGAGGCAGTTGGGAGGATTACCTGCCGCTAGCAGAATTTGCGTATAACAACAGCTATCAGTCtagcattcagatggcaccctacaaggcattatatggtcgtaggtgtcaCACAcctttatgttggactgagttgggcgagcAGCGTGTCCTTGGTCTTGAGCTAGTTTCTGATACCGAGGATAAAGTTAGGTGGATTCTAGACCAACTGAGAGCGGCATCTGATAGGCAGAAGCCCTACGCCGACCTGAAGCGTAGAGAGATTGAGTTTTCAGTGGGGGACTTCgtttttctcaaggtctcaCCGTGGAAGAAG ATTCACAACGTGTTTCACGTGTCTATGTTGAGGCGCTACTGCTCTGATCACACACATATTATTCTAGTAGAGGACATTGAGGTTAGACCAGATCTAACTTTTGAGGAGGAGCCAGTTCAGATATTGGAGCGAGATGTAAAGGTTCTAAGAAGAAAATCTATCCCATTTGTTAAAGTTTTTCGGCGTAATCATAGCTCTGAGGAGGCCATGTGGGAGCCTAAGGATGCGATGCGACAACAGTATCCTCATCTGTTTTGA
- the LOC128042495 gene encoding uncharacterized protein LOC128042495, with translation MVADALSRKAMADLMVMFARLSLFDDGSLLAKLQVKPTWIEQIKSKQIEDDRLGFRFQQVESGNTEGFRLNSEGVLCFHGRICVPKYTELRQPILRELPSSPYAMNSGRNKMYHDLLELYWWPGFKQEVTEFVAKCLTCQQVKAEH, from the coding sequence ATGGTGGCCGACGCACTGAGCCGTAAAGCTATGGCTGACCTGATGGTGATGTTTGCTCGCctcagtttatttgatgatggtagtctGCTGGCCAAACTTCAAGTTAAACCAACATGGATAGAGCAAATTAAGAGTAAACAGATAGAGGATGATAGGTTGGGTTTTCGTTTTCAACAGGTTGAGAGTGGGAATACTGAAGGTTTTAGACTGAATAGCGAAGGGGTGCTCTGTTTTCATGGAAGAATCTGTGTACCAAAATATACTGAATTGAGGCAGCCTATTCTGAGAGAGTTGcctagtagcccttatgctatgaaTTCGGGCAGAAATAAGATGTACCATGACCTTCTTGAGTTATACTGGTGGCCAGGTTTTAAGCAAGAGGTTACCGAATTTGTGGCTAAGTGTCTGACAtgccagcaggttaaggctgaaCATTAG